From one Thermomicrobiales bacterium genomic stretch:
- the mrdA gene encoding penicillin-binding protein 2: MSRKDSHDPAPFSSRPPRGGPTDSNRHVGSGRSYHSGRGSDGNWTGSSTQFSPYGRRDKLWPKVLLVVAVVGVLIFGSFLVAQRLTGLNAGSPTSDVGAATGSPTASPGAGIGVASPEGSPSVQASPTLPPEASARDVAKAYLDAWSGLDYNRMYDLLSGPARQRISRDDFVARYQAIAVEAGIVGVKAEMIGGTDKDELFPIRASFDSARVGQFKDDNLLPLVREGSRYGVDWTPNLIFSQLGDGYVRWEGSIPQRGRILDRKGRPLAIMGSITRVGVIPGQVVDQNDMLNRLSQAINVPQDVVQKRIAGGQADWFMPVKDLPDAIDPALVDTLRAIPGVAIQKSPARVYPAGPVAAHVVGYMSEITADELPELSKRGYQAGDHIGRTGVESWGEQWLAGKRGGTLKLIRQDGSTIRVLGEAESQPANDIVLTLDLDIQQATYDAIGDQAGAAVVLNPNNGEVLAMVSRPSFDPNWFVLGITDDQWAQLNDSQKTPLVNRAAAFGTSTGSIFKVITAAAGMADLGMTIYSPVDCPGTFQLQGADQVWRDWIPGGQGSMDLHTAIVRSCNTVFYKIGADLDEKDENLLPNMAKAFGLGAPTGIPELYEIPGIVPSPDWKMENVGDFWARGDAVNLAIGQGYLVATPLQMANVYAALANGGTLYQPHLTLDIVRLDGSIAQKGEVKEIGKLPLSSEQVQGIREALHDVVNASNGTAVEPFIGVSHPVSGKTGTEQTGAEGLGTNAWFAAYTPSDSPVMSTVVFIEKGVAGSKAAAPVARKIIDRWYEVYP; the protein is encoded by the coding sequence GTGTCTCGCAAGGATTCGCACGATCCGGCTCCGTTCTCGTCGCGACCGCCGCGCGGTGGACCAACGGATTCCAACCGGCATGTTGGCTCGGGCCGTTCGTATCACAGCGGGCGTGGCTCGGATGGCAATTGGACCGGTTCCTCGACGCAGTTCTCGCCGTACGGTCGACGCGACAAGCTCTGGCCCAAGGTGCTGCTGGTCGTCGCTGTTGTCGGCGTGCTCATCTTCGGCTCGTTTCTCGTCGCCCAGCGACTGACCGGACTCAACGCCGGATCGCCAACGAGCGATGTCGGGGCCGCGACGGGGTCGCCGACAGCCTCTCCGGGCGCGGGAATCGGTGTCGCGTCGCCAGAAGGATCGCCGTCCGTCCAGGCTTCACCGACGCTGCCTCCAGAGGCCTCTGCCCGCGACGTCGCGAAGGCGTACCTCGATGCCTGGAGCGGTCTCGACTACAACCGGATGTACGATCTACTCTCCGGCCCTGCCCGGCAGCGTATCAGCCGCGATGACTTTGTGGCCCGCTATCAGGCGATCGCAGTCGAGGCCGGGATTGTCGGCGTCAAGGCCGAGATGATCGGCGGCACCGACAAGGACGAGCTGTTTCCAATTCGAGCGTCGTTCGACTCCGCGCGAGTTGGCCAGTTCAAGGACGACAACCTCCTCCCACTGGTTCGCGAAGGCAGCCGGTATGGGGTGGACTGGACGCCGAACCTGATCTTCTCGCAACTCGGCGATGGCTACGTCCGATGGGAAGGCAGCATCCCGCAGCGGGGTCGCATCCTCGACCGCAAGGGCCGGCCACTCGCGATTATGGGCTCGATCACCCGCGTTGGCGTGATCCCTGGCCAGGTCGTCGATCAGAACGACATGCTGAACCGGCTCTCCCAGGCAATCAACGTGCCGCAAGATGTTGTGCAGAAGCGCATCGCCGGTGGACAGGCGGACTGGTTCATGCCGGTCAAGGACTTGCCGGATGCGATCGACCCGGCGCTCGTGGACACGCTCCGCGCTATTCCCGGCGTGGCGATCCAGAAGTCGCCCGCGCGTGTCTATCCGGCCGGCCCGGTGGCCGCGCATGTTGTCGGGTACATGAGCGAGATTACCGCCGACGAGTTGCCGGAGCTATCCAAGCGCGGCTACCAGGCTGGCGATCACATTGGGCGCACTGGCGTTGAGTCGTGGGGCGAGCAGTGGCTGGCGGGCAAGCGGGGCGGAACGCTCAAGCTCATCCGGCAGGACGGCTCCACGATCCGTGTCCTTGGCGAGGCAGAGTCGCAGCCGGCGAACGACATCGTCCTGACGCTCGATCTAGATATCCAGCAGGCGACCTATGACGCAATCGGCGACCAGGCCGGCGCTGCGGTCGTCCTCAACCCGAACAACGGCGAGGTGCTGGCGATGGTCTCCCGGCCGTCGTTCGATCCGAACTGGTTCGTGCTCGGCATCACCGACGACCAATGGGCGCAACTGAATGACTCGCAGAAGACGCCGCTGGTCAACCGCGCCGCCGCGTTCGGCACGTCGACCGGCTCGATCTTCAAGGTTATTACCGCCGCGGCCGGAATGGCCGACCTGGGCATGACGATCTACAGCCCGGTCGATTGCCCCGGCACATTCCAGCTCCAGGGCGCAGACCAGGTCTGGCGTGACTGGATCCCCGGCGGCCAGGGATCGATGGATCTCCACACCGCCATTGTCCGCTCGTGCAACACCGTCTTCTACAAGATCGGCGCGGATCTGGACGAGAAGGACGAGAACCTGTTGCCGAACATGGCCAAGGCGTTTGGTCTCGGCGCGCCGACCGGCATCCCCGAGCTGTACGAGATTCCCGGCATCGTCCCTAGCCCCGACTGGAAGATGGAGAATGTCGGCGACTTCTGGGCGCGTGGCGACGCGGTGAATCTGGCGATCGGGCAGGGCTATCTTGTTGCGACGCCACTGCAAATGGCGAACGTCTACGCCGCGCTGGCCAATGGTGGCACGCTCTATCAGCCACACCTGACGCTCGATATCGTCCGGCTTGACGGTTCGATCGCGCAGAAGGGCGAGGTAAAGGAGATCGGCAAGCTGCCGCTTTCCTCGGAGCAGGTCCAGGGCATCCGCGAGGCGCTCCACGACGTCGTCAATGCGTCAAACGGCACGGCAGTCGAGCCATTTATCGGTGTGAGCCACCCGGTATCCGGCAAGACCGGAACCGAACAGACCGGGGCTGAGGGCCTGGGCACAAACGCATGGTTCGCTGCCTATACCCCCAGCGATTCGCCGGTAATGTCGACGGTTGTCTTCATCGAAAAAGGTGTTGCTGGCTCGAAGGCAGCCGCGCCAGTCGCCCGCAAGATCATTGACAGGTGGTACGAGGTATATCCGTAG
- a CDS encoding MFS transporter: MALSGSSATNTNSADTRLVSERTVLVTAALGSMLAPLNSTMIVVALPDILDHFGRSLTWGSWIVLSYLVAMASVQPLGGSLGDRYGRRRLFLLGLVGFLIATVVAALAWRIEVLIVARTIQAITGAIAIPNGIALVRSLVPADRQGRAFGSVGAWIAVAAALGPPLGGIVTDSLGWRWIFAANILLITPALILGLRLPADRQHRLGQFDLRGAMLLTISLISLALGLTIWKVTSIVDTIVFGVVGIAAGWLLLRHVRRVALPVLNVSLFRRPGYTPATLTVLFSNLAMYTLLLSLPVFLARDVGWSSSQVGLLLAGLSLQMVVFSPVGGALSDRLGRRAPALLGVTLLAAGVAPFAGIAAGWPWYAFLLSLIVVGIGLGLSSAPVQTTALEAAPHGETGQAAGLFSTMRYLGSILGSAGMAAILSGSRPTIGEFRLLFAALLIAAILAIGAAARLPGPLKVGRPADFAPAPQQPTSD; this comes from the coding sequence GTGGCGTTGTCCGGATCATCAGCGACTAACACGAACAGCGCGGATACCCGCCTGGTTTCCGAGCGCACGGTCCTCGTGACCGCTGCGCTCGGCTCCATGCTCGCTCCGCTCAACTCGACGATGATCGTCGTCGCGTTGCCAGATATCCTCGACCACTTTGGCAGGTCGTTAACCTGGGGCTCATGGATCGTGCTGTCGTACCTGGTGGCGATGGCATCTGTCCAGCCCCTTGGCGGCAGCCTTGGAGACCGCTACGGCCGGCGTCGGCTGTTCCTGCTGGGGCTCGTCGGGTTTCTCATCGCGACGGTTGTCGCGGCACTGGCATGGCGGATCGAGGTGCTGATCGTCGCCCGGACGATCCAGGCGATCACCGGCGCGATCGCGATCCCAAACGGAATCGCGCTGGTGCGCTCGCTGGTGCCGGCCGACCGCCAGGGGCGGGCATTCGGCTCGGTTGGCGCCTGGATCGCCGTCGCAGCGGCGCTGGGACCGCCGCTCGGCGGCATCGTCACTGACAGCCTCGGCTGGCGCTGGATCTTCGCGGCGAATATTCTGTTGATCACTCCAGCGTTGATCCTCGGTCTGCGGTTGCCGGCCGACCGACAACACCGCCTGGGTCAGTTCGACCTTCGCGGCGCGATGCTCTTGACGATCAGCCTCATCTCGCTGGCTCTGGGACTTACGATCTGGAAGGTCACGTCGATCGTCGACACGATCGTGTTCGGTGTCGTTGGCATCGCCGCTGGCTGGCTGCTACTGCGCCACGTCCGGCGGGTCGCACTGCCGGTGCTGAACGTTAGCCTTTTCCGACGACCCGGATACACACCAGCAACGCTGACCGTCCTGTTCAGCAATCTGGCGATGTACACGCTGCTGCTCTCGCTTCCCGTCTTCCTGGCGCGAGATGTCGGCTGGAGCAGCAGCCAGGTTGGCCTGCTTCTGGCCGGGCTTTCGCTCCAGATGGTCGTTTTCTCGCCGGTTGGCGGCGCGCTCTCCGACCGGCTCGGTCGCCGAGCGCCAGCTCTCCTGGGAGTGACACTCCTCGCCGCTGGCGTCGCGCCGTTCGCCGGGATCGCGGCCGGCTGGCCGTGGTACGCCTTTCTGTTGTCACTCATCGTGGTCGGCATCGGTCTGGGTCTGTCGTCCGCGCCGGTGCAGACGACAGCGCTGGAGGCCGCGCCGCACGGCGAGACCGGGCAGGCGGCCGGGCTATTCTCGACGATGCGCTATCTCGGAAGCATTCTGGGGTCGGCCGGAATGGCAGCGATCCTCAGCGGCTCGCGCCCGACGATCGGCGAGTTCCGGCTGCTGTTCGCCGCGTTGCTGATCGCAGCCATCCTGGCGATCGGGGCGGCTGCTCGACTGCCCGGACCACTGAAAGTGGGCCGCCCCGCCGATTTCGCGCCAGCTCCGCAACAGCCCACGAGCGACTGA
- a CDS encoding PEP-utilizing enzyme, with protein sequence MSTPTRIPVPPYLTAEWERPEDADGFWTQDRMHFPDPIPQLDDSLIRIFYSIGMNHGFTFYDIPLRASARRFWTHHYLMLMPLQLSPDELAAMEKRSEQTVRASMGQLQKNWDTEWLPEIRQTIDAWERFDLAGATTLELADHLDAVLDKLKRLFAIHFEVALPSMVPVSLFEELYGELFGGADRLEPYRLLQGLDNKTVASNLALWRLSQKASSIPAVRRIMETMPADQVVRALDASPESRAFLTDFRAYLDEYGRRSDYWWSVSRPSWFEDPSAPIEMMKGYLAQPDKNPELEMAALAAEREQLVAAAREQLEMYPQAVRDQFEFLLRAARVGTVLSEDHGYWLDFRAASDARQVFVEAGQRLAAAGSIANPADVVHLTHDEISDALRAATPLNFRLTVAERAAEIERYHGVELPPAIGTQPPGPPPDNPGLRTLTKFFGVQPEDSDDPSVLLGAAGSAGVVRGPAKVVRSLADADKIVPGDVLIAETTAPPWTPLFGTVAAVVTDTGGVLSHCAVVAREYGIPAVVGTGFATAKITDGQMVEVDGGRGVVRIISD encoded by the coding sequence ATGTCAACCCCCACACGCATCCCAGTGCCACCATATCTGACCGCCGAATGGGAGCGGCCGGAAGACGCCGATGGCTTCTGGACTCAGGATCGGATGCATTTCCCCGATCCGATCCCGCAGCTGGACGACTCGCTGATCCGGATCTTCTACAGCATCGGGATGAACCACGGCTTCACGTTCTACGACATCCCGCTGCGCGCATCGGCACGGCGGTTCTGGACCCACCACTATCTGATGCTCATGCCGCTCCAGTTGAGCCCCGACGAGCTCGCAGCGATGGAGAAACGCTCGGAACAGACGGTTCGCGCATCGATGGGACAGCTCCAGAAGAATTGGGATACCGAATGGCTCCCGGAGATCAGGCAGACCATCGATGCCTGGGAGCGCTTCGACCTCGCCGGCGCGACGACACTCGAGCTTGCCGACCATCTCGACGCAGTGCTGGACAAGCTCAAACGGCTCTTCGCCATTCACTTCGAGGTTGCGCTGCCATCGATGGTTCCGGTCAGCCTGTTTGAGGAGCTCTACGGCGAGCTGTTCGGCGGGGCCGACCGTCTTGAGCCATACAGATTGCTGCAGGGCCTCGACAACAAGACAGTGGCATCGAATCTCGCGCTGTGGAGACTGAGCCAGAAGGCCTCGTCGATACCCGCTGTGCGACGGATCATGGAGACAATGCCCGCCGACCAGGTGGTTCGCGCGCTGGATGCCTCCCCGGAAAGCCGCGCCTTCCTCACCGACTTCCGCGCATATCTCGATGAGTACGGTCGGCGTAGCGATTACTGGTGGAGTGTCAGCCGGCCGTCGTGGTTCGAGGATCCGTCGGCCCCGATCGAGATGATGAAGGGATACCTGGCCCAGCCGGACAAGAACCCCGAGCTAGAGATGGCGGCGCTCGCCGCCGAACGCGAGCAGCTCGTCGCGGCAGCGCGAGAACAATTGGAGATGTATCCGCAGGCTGTGCGAGACCAGTTCGAGTTTCTGCTGCGGGCCGCGCGAGTTGGAACCGTCCTGTCTGAGGATCACGGCTACTGGCTCGATTTCCGGGCAGCAAGCGACGCCCGGCAAGTGTTCGTCGAAGCCGGCCAGCGGTTGGCCGCCGCGGGCTCGATTGCCAACCCGGCCGATGTCGTCCATCTGACGCACGACGAGATCAGCGACGCGCTTCGCGCTGCTACACCACTGAACTTCCGCTTGACGGTCGCGGAGCGCGCCGCCGAGATCGAGCGATATCACGGTGTCGAGCTGCCGCCGGCCATCGGAACACAGCCACCGGGACCGCCGCCGGACAATCCCGGCCTCCGAACGCTCACCAAGTTCTTCGGCGTGCAGCCAGAGGACTCCGACGACCCGTCTGTGCTTCTCGGCGCGGCTGGTTCCGCCGGGGTTGTCCGAGGACCTGCGAAGGTCGTTCGCAGTCTGGCAGACGCCGACAAGATCGTCCCGGGTGACGTGTTGATCGCCGAGACCACTGCTCCGCCGTGGACACCACTCTTTGGCACCGTCGCCGCGGTCGTTACTGATACCGGCGGAGTGCTGAGCCACTGCGCGGTCGTCGCCCGCGAGTACGGCATTCCCGCCGTAGTCGGGACAGGCTTCGCGACGGCGAAGATCACCGACGGTCAGATGGTCGAAGTGGATGGCGGCCGTGGCGTTGTCCGGATCATCAGCGACTAA
- a CDS encoding PEP/pyruvate-binding domain-containing protein, with amino-acid sequence MDSFSPRIVTHPTAWPQRIESTPDIIWLDDPRANDTSNVGAKAANLSRLARIHRIPPGFCLTAACRLCHPDDRIEPALRMAISAAYDILAERCGVALPAVAVRSSAIDEDGQTASFAGQHETFLNVRGVDEICDAVERCWASAHTEQALAYRRHHDLTLASSQIRMAVLVQQLVPADTSAIMFTANPVNGMQDELMLTASWGLGESLAGGTVTPDTWTIRKPGRLVIHEGIATKNRMTIPTHGGVREIDVPRMLRQVPSLAPAQVQQATQLGIALERHLGWPVDVECAFAGGVLYLLQSRPITTIPNQGFHASQDIVSPAAGA; translated from the coding sequence ATGGATTCGTTCTCCCCACGAATCGTCACCCATCCGACGGCATGGCCACAACGAATCGAGTCGACACCCGACATCATCTGGCTCGACGACCCCCGCGCCAATGACACCAGCAACGTCGGCGCGAAGGCCGCCAACCTCAGCCGCCTCGCCCGGATTCATCGGATCCCGCCCGGCTTCTGCCTGACCGCTGCTTGCCGGCTGTGCCATCCGGACGACCGGATCGAACCGGCGCTCCGCATGGCGATCTCGGCGGCCTACGACATCCTCGCCGAACGCTGTGGCGTTGCGTTGCCCGCTGTTGCGGTGCGTTCGTCGGCCATCGACGAAGACGGCCAGACCGCCTCGTTCGCCGGCCAGCACGAAACCTTCCTCAACGTGCGTGGAGTCGACGAGATCTGCGACGCAGTCGAGCGCTGCTGGGCTTCGGCCCACACCGAGCAGGCTCTGGCCTACCGGCGCCACCACGATCTCACCCTCGCCAGCAGCCAGATCCGTATGGCCGTGCTGGTGCAACAGCTGGTCCCGGCCGATACGTCCGCCATTATGTTCACCGCCAACCCGGTAAACGGCATGCAGGACGAGCTGATGCTGACCGCGAGCTGGGGGCTCGGAGAGAGCCTGGCGGGCGGCACGGTGACGCCGGATACGTGGACCATCCGTAAGCCAGGGCGCCTGGTCATCCACGAAGGGATCGCGACGAAGAACCGGATGACGATCCCAACGCACGGCGGAGTGCGCGAGATCGATGTGCCACGGATGCTGCGGCAGGTTCCATCGCTCGCGCCGGCCCAGGTGCAACAGGCGACGCAACTTGGCATTGCGTTGGAACGACACCTCGGCTGGCCTGTCGATGTCGAGTGCGCGTTCGCCGGCGGCGTCCTCTATCTCCTTCAGAGTCGGCCGATCACGACGATCCCCAACCAGGGCTTCCACGCGTCGCAGGATATCGTGAGTCCTGCGGCCGGAGCGTAA
- the rpsP gene encoding 30S ribosomal protein S16: MRLRRMGAKHQPSYRIVVAESSSPRDGRFVEIVGIYNPRTSPMTLRVDAERAAYWLKVGAQPTDKVRSLLVRAGITEGKLSREGLEEGYVTETPRRGVEPNVIPAGTRADAAEQATA; this comes from the coding sequence ATGCGACTCCGGCGGATGGGCGCCAAGCATCAGCCAAGCTATCGAATCGTCGTCGCCGAGTCGTCGTCACCGCGTGATGGCCGTTTCGTGGAGATCGTCGGCATTTACAACCCTCGCACGTCTCCGATGACGCTGCGGGTTGATGCCGAGCGGGCAGCGTACTGGCTGAAGGTCGGCGCGCAGCCGACTGACAAGGTTCGCTCGCTGCTGGTCCGCGCGGGCATCACCGAGGGCAAGCTCAGCCGCGAGGGCCTCGAAGAGGGCTACGTCACCGAGACGCCGCGCCGTGGCGTCGAGCCGAACGTCATCCCCGCCGGGACCCGAGCCGATGCCGCCGAGCAGGCAACTGCCTGA
- a CDS encoding KH domain-containing protein: MDSHADSEGSGADDSAIDSLVALTEYMVENVVEDVEGIQIIPERLGSNVHIKIRVPEEDMGRVIGRQGRIARSMRTILMIAASRKGLRASLDIDS; encoded by the coding sequence ATGGATTCGCACGCCGACTCCGAGGGTAGTGGCGCAGATGACAGCGCAATCGACAGCCTGGTCGCGCTAACGGAATACATGGTCGAGAACGTCGTGGAAGACGTCGAAGGCATCCAGATCATCCCGGAACGGCTCGGCTCGAATGTCCACATTAAGATCCGGGTGCCGGAAGAGGACATGGGCCGTGTCATCGGCCGGCAGGGGCGTATCGCCCGTTCGATGCGCACGATCCTGATGATCGCCGCGTCGCGAAAGGGTCTGCGAGCCAGCCTTGACATCGACTCCTGA
- the rimM gene encoding ribosome maturation factor RimM (Essential for efficient processing of 16S rRNA), whose translation MTSTPEPPRHRTPWRDAGTAARPASPTNPDPSAPPSEVFLSIGRIVAAHGIGGEIKMDVYSDAPERLIKLRRVYFNDDPAPHALTGIRLHGRQALLRFADVTTRDGAEALRGTIVRISGSQLRSLEPDELFHYQLIGLSVYLESAEKIGALVEIIDSGEVDIYVVRDEHGREHLFPALKSVVLEIDPEHDRVVVRPQEWEEE comes from the coding sequence TTGACATCGACTCCTGAGCCTCCCCGCCATCGCACCCCCTGGCGTGACGCCGGCACAGCCGCCCGACCTGCATCGCCGACGAACCCGGACCCATCGGCCCCGCCCAGCGAGGTGTTTCTCTCGATCGGGCGGATCGTTGCTGCGCACGGCATCGGCGGAGAGATCAAGATGGACGTCTATTCCGATGCTCCCGAACGCCTCATCAAGCTCCGTCGAGTCTATTTCAACGATGACCCGGCGCCACACGCGTTGACGGGCATCCGGCTGCATGGCCGGCAGGCACTCTTGCGCTTCGCGGATGTCACGACTCGCGATGGGGCAGAAGCGTTGCGCGGGACGATCGTGCGGATTTCCGGATCGCAGCTTCGCTCTCTGGAGCCGGACGAGCTCTTCCACTACCAGCTTATCGGCCTGTCGGTCTACCTCGAATCTGCCGAGAAGATCGGCGCGCTCGTTGAGATCATCGATTCTGGCGAGGTGGATATCTACGTCGTGCGCGACGAGCACGGCCGCGAACACCTCTTCCCGGCTCTCAAGAGCGTCGTGCTGGAGATTGACCCCGAGCACGACCGCGTCGTCGTTCGCCCCCAGGAGTGGGAAGAGGAGTAG
- a CDS encoding sulfurtransferase yields the protein MDHEFLVSTQWLVEHLDDANIRVVDCRYAFDEDMEEAYRDSHIPGAVHLNWSRDLSDPDHRVENMIAPPQQVAAMMEKLGIGDDTRIVGYDQEGGHFAARLWLVLARYGHGEQMRILDGGWMAWIQEGQPVTADAPRSIDTTGARFTIDPNQARPGLVADWSDVNAAISNPETVILDVRRWSEYTGEEIRAARGGRVPGATWLFWQDNLDWDGDRRFRSPEVLAERAASVGLTPDTPIITYCQGAVRAAHAAIALKMAGYDNIRVYDGSWAEWGNRPDLPIAAGEE from the coding sequence ATGGATCACGAGTTTCTCGTCTCGACCCAGTGGCTCGTCGAACACCTCGACGACGCGAATATCCGTGTCGTCGATTGCCGATACGCGTTCGATGAGGACATGGAAGAGGCGTATCGCGATAGCCACATCCCCGGCGCGGTCCACCTCAACTGGTCGCGCGACCTGTCTGACCCCGACCACCGCGTCGAGAACATGATCGCCCCGCCGCAGCAGGTTGCCGCAATGATGGAGAAGCTCGGCATCGGAGACGACACGCGCATCGTTGGCTACGACCAGGAGGGTGGCCACTTCGCCGCGCGGCTGTGGCTCGTGCTGGCCCGCTACGGCCACGGCGAGCAGATGCGCATCCTCGACGGCGGCTGGATGGCCTGGATCCAGGAAGGCCAGCCGGTGACCGCCGACGCGCCTCGATCGATCGATACAACCGGCGCCAGGTTCACGATCGATCCGAACCAGGCCCGGCCCGGCCTCGTCGCCGACTGGAGCGACGTCAACGCCGCAATCTCGAACCCCGAGACCGTCATCCTCGATGTCCGGCGCTGGAGCGAATATACCGGCGAAGAAATCCGCGCCGCGCGGGGCGGACGCGTGCCCGGCGCGACATGGCTGTTCTGGCAGGACAACCTCGATTGGGATGGCGACCGGCGCTTCCGCTCGCCGGAGGTGCTGGCCGAACGCGCCGCGAGCGTGGGATTGACTCCCGACACGCCGATCATCACCTATTGCCAGGGCGCGGTGCGCGCGGCCCATGCCGCCATTGCGCTCAAGATGGCCGGCTACGACAACATCAGGGTCTACGACGGTTCATGGGCAGAGTGGGGCAACCGGCCGGACTTGCCAATCGCGGCAGGCGAAGAATAG
- the ffh gene encoding signal recognition particle protein: MFETLTDRLNNAFAKLGNKGKLTEADVDEVMREVRRALLEADVNFKVVREFVAAVRERAVGEEVLQALSPTQTVISIVNDELIKVLGAEPVPLQQADTGPTIIMLVGLQGSGKTTHAGKLANHLRKQGRNPVLVAADVYRPAAVNQLETLGRQLTIPVYSEGTDQKPLAIAKNALRSARDRGQNPIIIDTAGRLQIDDRMMQELEEIERDIRPTEILLVVDAMTGQEAVNVSQEFARRLGLTGLILTKMDGDARGGAALSIRSVAGIPIKFIGTGERMDAIEPFYPDRLASRILGMGDMLSLIERAQEQVTEEERQALEEKMLDGQFDLEDFLGQLQSLKKMGPLTQLLEMIPGIGQAVRQQNVEISDDSYKQVEAIIYSMTLQERRHPDIIKPNRRRRIAAGSGTTSEDVNDLLKQFREMQKMMAQMGALAGGGMPGGKKGKRGVMSRMPGQLGQVGQMRDMMKQMEAAGIDPSQLGGMPGMRPGDIDAMMQHGGQLAPLNQRAPSKKAREHAKPPHPQGGKRRKKR; the protein is encoded by the coding sequence ATGTTTGAGACACTGACCGACCGGCTGAACAACGCCTTCGCCAAGCTGGGCAACAAGGGCAAGCTGACCGAGGCGGATGTCGACGAGGTAATGCGCGAGGTCCGCAGGGCGCTGCTGGAGGCGGACGTCAACTTCAAGGTCGTCCGCGAATTCGTCGCCGCCGTCCGCGAGCGCGCGGTCGGCGAGGAGGTGCTGCAGGCGCTCAGCCCGACCCAGACCGTCATCTCGATCGTCAACGACGAGCTGATCAAGGTCCTCGGCGCCGAGCCTGTCCCGCTCCAGCAGGCGGACACCGGCCCGACGATCATCATGCTGGTCGGCCTGCAGGGCTCCGGCAAGACGACCCACGCCGGCAAGCTGGCCAACCACCTGCGCAAGCAGGGGCGCAATCCGGTCCTCGTCGCTGCCGACGTCTACCGGCCGGCCGCCGTCAATCAGCTGGAGACGCTCGGCCGCCAGCTGACGATCCCCGTCTACAGCGAGGGGACCGACCAGAAGCCGCTGGCGATCGCGAAGAACGCGCTGCGCTCCGCTCGCGACCGCGGCCAGAACCCGATCATCATCGACACCGCCGGCCGGCTCCAGATCGACGACCGGATGATGCAGGAGCTGGAGGAGATCGAGCGCGACATCCGCCCGACCGAGATCCTGCTGGTTGTCGACGCGATGACCGGCCAGGAAGCGGTCAACGTCTCGCAGGAATTCGCCCGCCGTCTGGGCCTCACCGGCCTGATCCTGACCAAGATGGACGGCGACGCCCGCGGCGGCGCGGCGCTGTCGATACGCTCGGTGGCCGGCATCCCGATCAAGTTCATCGGCACCGGCGAGCGTATGGACGCCATCGAGCCGTTCTATCCCGACCGCCTCGCCTCGCGCATCCTCGGCATGGGCGACATGCTCTCGCTGATCGAGCGCGCCCAGGAGCAGGTGACCGAGGAAGAGCGCCAGGCGCTGGAAGAGAAGATGCTCGACGGTCAGTTCGACCTCGAGGACTTTCTTGGCCAGCTCCAGTCGCTGAAGAAGATGGGGCCGCTGACCCAGCTGCTGGAGATGATTCCCGGCATCGGACAGGCCGTGCGCCAGCAGAACGTCGAGATCTCCGACGATTCCTATAAGCAGGTTGAGGCGATCATCTACTCGATGACGCTGCAGGAGCGCCGCCACCCGGACATCATCAAGCCCAACCGCCGGCGGCGGATCGCGGCCGGCTCCGGCACGACCAGCGAGGACGTCAACGACCTGCTGAAGCAGTTCCGCGAGATGCAGAAGATGATGGCGCAGATGGGCGCGCTGGCCGGCGGCGGGATGCCGGGCGGCAAAAAGGGCAAGCGCGGCGTGATGAGCCGGATGCCCGGTCAGCTCGGGCAGGTCGGCCAGATGCGCGACATGATGAAGCAGATGGAGGCGGCCGGCATCGACCCCAGCCAGCTCGGCGGGATGCCCGGCATGCGCCCGGGCGATATCGACGCCATGATGCAACACGGCGGCCAGCTTGCGCCGCTCAACCAGCGCGCGCCTTCGAAGAAAGCTCGCGAGCACGCCAAGCCGCCCCATCCGCAAGGCGGCAAGCGACGCAAGAAGCGCTAG